A single window of Mycolicibacterium aurum DNA harbors:
- the lsr2 gene encoding histone-like nucleoid-structuring protein Lsr2: MAKKVTVTLVDDFDGEGAADETVEFGIDGVSYEIDLSAKNATKLRNDLKQWVEAGRRVGGRRRGRAVGTGRGRAAIDREQSAAIREWARRNGHNVSTRGRIPADVIDAFHAAT, from the coding sequence ATGGCGAAGAAGGTCACCGTCACGTTGGTCGACGATTTCGACGGTGAGGGCGCCGCCGACGAGACCGTGGAATTCGGTATCGACGGCGTGAGCTACGAGATTGATCTCTCAGCCAAAAATGCGACAAAGCTTCGTAATGATCTGAAGCAATGGGTTGAAGCAGGCCGCCGGGTCGGCGGTCGCCGGCGCGGTCGCGCGGTCGGTACCGGTCGGGGCCGCGCCGCCATCGATCGCGAGCAGAGTGCGGCAATCAGGGAGTGGGCGCGTCGCAACGGCCACAACGTGTCCACCCGCGGCCGGATTCCCGCCGACGTCATCGACGCCTTCCACGCGGCGACGTAG